In a genomic window of Ignavibacteria bacterium:
- a CDS encoding glycogen synthase, which translates to MNILVATAEVTPFAKVGGLADMAGALPKAWAEDGHNVVVILPLYGTIDTEKFGIVKTDMLVDVPFGTWTEYAEVWHGTLPGTTIPVYFLRSSDYYDRPGIYGYHEGFEDNDRRFIFLSRAIFEVARALDFRPDVVHAHDYHTAPCMPMLKVHYHNDEFFRHTAGVFTIHNMAYQGMYDPQRAMEFCGFPASEFYTGSWYEQDGIFNAMKAGILFADKITTVSPTYAQEIRWTPEGMGLQGALQSRGADLIGVLNGIDAGTWSPLHDEHIAVPYDASSLKKKDINKKALLKEVGISASEMKRDLPVVGMVTRLTEQKGVSILAACIESFVANDRFRLVILGSGEAKYEDLLKNLAYRYPDHVRVGTGYNEPLSHMIQAGSDFYLMPSKFEPCGLTQMFALAYGTVPIVRSVGGLADTVQDYDPITFTGTGIRFHRYTGEALQQALETALRLYKREPHWSHMRRNAMAQDNSIVTTARRYVEVFGWAQEARR; encoded by the coding sequence ATGAACATCCTTGTAGCCACTGCAGAAGTAACACCGTTCGCAAAGGTTGGCGGGCTGGCAGACATGGCCGGCGCCCTTCCAAAGGCCTGGGCAGAGGACGGACACAACGTGGTTGTGATCCTTCCCCTCTACGGCACGATCGATACGGAGAAGTTCGGCATCGTTAAGACGGACATGCTGGTGGACGTGCCGTTCGGCACCTGGACCGAGTATGCCGAGGTCTGGCACGGAACCTTGCCCGGTACGACCATCCCTGTGTATTTCCTGCGTTCGAGTGACTACTATGACCGGCCCGGGATCTATGGATATCATGAGGGCTTTGAGGACAATGACCGACGCTTCATCTTTCTCAGCAGAGCCATCTTTGAGGTAGCACGGGCGCTGGACTTCCGTCCGGATGTTGTCCATGCACACGACTACCACACGGCACCCTGCATGCCGATGCTCAAGGTGCACTACCATAACGACGAGTTCTTCCGTCACACAGCCGGCGTGTTCACCATTCACAACATGGCCTATCAGGGCATGTACGATCCGCAACGAGCCATGGAGTTCTGCGGCTTCCCTGCCTCGGAATTCTACACCGGCAGCTGGTACGAGCAGGATGGGATCTTCAATGCCATGAAGGCCGGGATCCTGTTCGCCGATAAGATCACAACAGTGAGTCCGACCTATGCACAGGAGATCCGTTGGACCCCAGAAGGCATGGGTTTGCAGGGGGCATTGCAATCGCGCGGGGCAGATCTGATCGGCGTTCTCAACGGCATCGATGCCGGAACATGGAGCCCCCTTCACGATGAACATATCGCCGTGCCGTATGATGCCAGCTCTCTCAAGAAGAAGGACATCAACAAGAAGGCCCTGCTGAAAGAGGTGGGGATCTCGGCATCGGAAATGAAACGCGATCTGCCCGTGGTGGGCATGGTCACCCGACTCACAGAGCAGAAGGGAGTCTCGATCCTGGCAGCCTGCATTGAGTCCTTTGTTGCCAATGACCGATTCCGACTGGTCATCCTTGGCAGCGGTGAAGCCAAGTACGAAGACCTCCTCAAGAACCTCGCCTATCGCTATCCGGATCATGTCCGCGTGGGCACGGGATACAATGAGCCCCTTTCCCACATGATCCAGGCCGGCTCAGACTTCTACCTCATGCCATCGAAGTTCGAACCGTGTGGCTTGACGCAGATGTTCGCCCTGGCGTATGGAACGGTCCCCATCGTACGATCTGTAGGGGGCTTGGCAGATACCGTACAGGACTATGACCCGATCACCTTCACAGGGACGGGCATACGATTCCACCGGTATACGGGAGAAGCGTTGCAGCAGGCGTTGGAAACGGCATTGCGACTCTACAAGCGCGAACCGCATTGGTCACACATGAGACGGAATGCCATGGCGCAGGACAACTCTATCGTGACCACCGCTCGACGCTACGTCGAGGTCTTTGGCTGGGCTCAGGAAGCTCGGCGGTAA
- a CDS encoding carboxypeptidase regulatory-like domain-containing protein has protein sequence MKYCAVVLWSLFILGLPTHLFAQGVTTGSVTGTVIGETPLNGATVKIISTTTGSIYGAICKSKGNYLIKGVRPGTYTLIASFVGYRSDTVRNVKVDEGDATTINIKLETSASKRSEVVVTGERDAIFDASRTGSGSVINEAAISAAPTINRSISDIARINPYANQTQTAGSDGLQGLSIMGVNSRFNNFQIDGAVANDVFALGSAGTAGSQANSNFLSLDAIERIRVNVSPYDIRQSGFTGGLVNAITRGGTNDYHGSIFFFGRNQDLVGPSPDAARRPFETFYDYQFGGRVGGPIIKNKLLFHVTAEGRLRSTPVEVALNDPSALNNFPVSSSVLDEIVSITKSRYGYDAGEYGTTNIQNNTVNIIARLDYNVDEQNKLQLRHNFTYGIQDRNLQRSNTNYSLTSRMNTFESINNQTVLQWNSVFSGELSNELRVSYTQTNDARILPSDAAGNPIPFGEVRVQVGSGLNVILGPERSSQANALDQTLVALTDDITWFLGDHTLTFGTHNEFSRFNNLFIQDYYASYQFPTVDAYEAGQANYYRVSYANEAVTGGDPMPRSAWNMMQLGVYAQDEYQVDPQLRLTFGLRVDAPIFLTTPYENPAFAEAFPGRSTSEVPSGSLLFSPRIGFNYDISGDKSWQIRGGTGIFTGRVAGVWLSNQYSNTGMDLYRAELGGNNLPNPITSNGVPVEWDLRVPPPRPGDSGYPGSPINTSAINITDKDFRMPQVWRSTLATDIKLTDGIIFTLEGMYGAFINQVDYANLNLTRSNLTFIKDGDTLVGVSPLDGRPLYAGGSPDSLVDRRFTQVILMRSRSEGQQYSVSGQIKVDETNKIIPGLSMMMQYTYGRTQDLNSSTAATASSQWTSTDVIDPNNATVGTSNFDFLHRVSVSGSYRVTWSKGIWTSFGIFYSGNSGRPYSLSYAQDYNGDNAVGGNDLVYIPTDEDYNTRVVIPPPTDATDLRSPDQIWSQIMTLIDANPILKEYQGKILPRNALREPWINQLDLRIQQEFPAFSDHSVQFTLDVQNVLNLLNPDWGLQRYVDFQSANLFGLVLDNNGKPFDAQGRLRMTYTEPVTNGRPGVYNTDNFYSRWRMQLGMRYTF, from the coding sequence ATGAAGTATTGCGCCGTTGTTCTCTGGAGCTTATTCATACTTGGTCTGCCCACGCACCTGTTCGCCCAAGGCGTTACAACGGGATCGGTAACGGGCACCGTAATCGGTGAGACACCCTTGAACGGTGCCACGGTGAAGATCATCTCCACCACAACCGGTTCTATCTACGGCGCGATCTGCAAAAGCAAGGGCAACTACCTTATCAAGGGTGTTCGGCCGGGCACCTATACGTTGATCGCTTCGTTCGTGGGATATCGCTCGGATACCGTACGGAATGTGAAGGTTGACGAAGGTGATGCCACCACGATCAACATCAAGCTCGAGACCTCGGCTTCCAAACGTTCAGAGGTAGTGGTAACAGGTGAACGTGACGCCATCTTCGATGCAAGCAGAACGGGTTCCGGCTCGGTGATCAACGAAGCAGCGATCAGCGCTGCGCCAACGATCAATCGGAGTATCAGCGATATCGCACGGATCAATCCTTATGCGAATCAGACGCAGACTGCGGGGAGCGACGGACTTCAGGGTCTGAGCATCATGGGTGTGAACTCACGCTTCAACAACTTCCAGATCGATGGTGCAGTTGCGAATGATGTGTTCGCCCTTGGTTCTGCCGGCACGGCAGGGTCGCAGGCCAATTCGAACTTCCTCTCCCTTGATGCCATTGAGCGCATCCGTGTGAACGTTTCACCCTACGACATCCGTCAGAGTGGTTTCACAGGGGGCTTGGTGAATGCCATCACGCGTGGTGGCACCAACGACTACCATGGTTCGATCTTCTTCTTTGGGCGGAATCAGGATCTTGTAGGACCAAGTCCCGACGCGGCACGGCGCCCCTTTGAGACCTTCTACGACTATCAATTCGGCGGACGTGTTGGCGGACCAATCATCAAGAACAAACTTCTGTTTCACGTAACAGCAGAAGGCCGACTCCGCTCCACTCCGGTCGAAGTGGCACTCAACGACCCCTCAGCTCTAAACAACTTCCCCGTAAGCTCTTCGGTGCTTGATGAGATCGTCTCGATCACAAAGAGTCGATACGGATACGATGCCGGTGAATACGGAACAACGAACATTCAGAACAATACGGTCAATATCATTGCCCGTCTTGACTACAACGTTGATGAGCAGAACAAGCTGCAGCTGCGTCACAACTTCACATACGGAATTCAAGACCGCAACCTCCAACGCAGCAATACCAACTACAGTCTTACGAGTAGGATGAATACGTTTGAGAGTATCAACAATCAAACAGTTCTTCAATGGAACAGCGTCTTTTCCGGTGAGCTCAGCAATGAGCTGCGTGTGTCGTACACACAAACGAATGATGCTCGTATCCTGCCGTCTGATGCAGCCGGCAACCCCATTCCATTCGGCGAAGTGCGTGTGCAGGTTGGTTCGGGTCTCAATGTTATCCTAGGTCCGGAACGCAGTTCACAGGCCAACGCGTTGGATCAGACACTGGTTGCACTTACCGATGATATCACATGGTTCCTCGGCGATCACACATTGACGTTTGGAACACACAACGAATTCTCTCGCTTCAACAACCTCTTCATTCAGGACTACTACGCAAGCTATCAGTTCCCAACCGTAGATGCTTACGAAGCCGGACAGGCCAACTACTACCGCGTGAGCTATGCCAATGAAGCGGTAACGGGCGGCGATCCCATGCCGCGCTCTGCGTGGAACATGATGCAGCTTGGCGTTTATGCTCAGGATGAGTATCAAGTGGATCCGCAACTGCGTCTAACGTTCGGATTGCGCGTGGATGCACCGATCTTCCTCACAACGCCATACGAGAACCCGGCCTTTGCCGAGGCATTTCCCGGCAGATCCACAAGCGAGGTCCCGTCAGGGAGCTTGCTCTTCTCCCCTCGCATTGGATTCAACTACGACATCTCCGGAGACAAGTCGTGGCAGATCCGCGGCGGTACCGGGATCTTCACCGGACGCGTCGCCGGAGTTTGGCTCTCGAATCAATACTCCAACACCGGCATGGATCTTTACCGCGCCGAGCTTGGTGGCAACAACCTCCCAAATCCGATCACCAGCAATGGCGTGCCCGTAGAGTGGGACCTGCGTGTGCCACCACCTCGTCCAGGTGATTCTGGATATCCTGGGAGCCCCATTAATACATCGGCGATCAACATCACCGATAAAGACTTCCGTATGCCTCAGGTATGGAGGTCTACGCTTGCAACCGATATCAAGCTCACGGACGGCATCATCTTCACACTCGAAGGGATGTATGGCGCCTTCATCAATCAGGTGGACTACGCCAACCTCAACCTTACGCGATCGAATCTCACTTTCATCAAGGATGGAGATACGTTGGTCGGTGTTTCGCCGCTGGATGGTCGCCCGCTCTATGCAGGGGGCTCTCCAGACTCCCTTGTGGACCGACGCTTTACACAGGTGATCCTCATGAGAAGTCGGTCAGAAGGTCAGCAATACAGCGTGTCCGGTCAGATCAAAGTCGACGAGACAAACAAGATCATCCCCGGACTCTCGATGATGATGCAGTACACCTACGGTCGCACGCAGGATCTCAATTCCTCCACTGCTGCAACGGCATCGTCGCAGTGGACCAGTACAGATGTGATCGATCCGAACAATGCAACCGTTGGGACATCAAACTTTGATTTCTTACATCGCGTTTCTGTGAGCGGATCGTATCGTGTAACCTGGTCAAAGGGTATCTGGACGTCGTTTGGGATCTTCTACTCGGGTAACTCCGGTCGGCCATACTCTCTGTCCTATGCCCAGGATTATAACGGCGACAATGCCGTGGGTGGAAATGACCTTGTCTACATCCCTACTGATGAAGACTACAACACGCGCGTTGTGATCCCGCCCCCTACCGATGCTACGGACCTCAGATCACCGGACCAGATCTGGTCACAGATCATGACGCTCATTGATGCCAATCCGATCCTCAAAGAGTATCAAGGCAAGATCCTTCCGCGAAATGCCCTGCGCGAGCCATGGATCAATCAACTCGATCTGCGTATTCAACAGGAGTTCCCGGCGTTCTCTGATCACAGCGTCCAATTCACGCTTGATGTGCAGAACGTCTTGAACCTCCTCAATCCAGACTGGGGACTGCAGCGTTATGTAGACTTCCAAAGTGCCAACCTCTTTGGGTTGGTGCTTGATAACAACGGCAAACCCTTCGATGCTCAAGGCAGACTGCGCATGACCTATACCGAGCCCGTTACCAACGGCAGACCCGGCGTATACAACACCGACAACTTCTACTCACGTTGGCGTATGCAGCTTGGCATGCGCTACACATTCTAA
- the ispE gene encoding 4-(cytidine 5'-diphospho)-2-C-methyl-D-erythritol kinase, with protein MNSFVLRACAKINLGLEVLRKRPDGFHDIRSIFIGIDLHDTLEVTASDALEVICEPPVTDLPDENLVSRACRLYSTAFPNEDRAAKITVHKRIPTGGGLGGGSSDAAAALIAMALVNGHDLTDALRHSLKPLAEQLGSDVPFFLHAGVALVEGRGEHITPLDLSIPWTVLLVCPGLHVNTAHAYSTLGITSGKPGSDLVDKLRMSINNQQLMQDHFVNDFERSVFVQHPVLADIKRTLIDNQAIYASMSGSGSTMFGLYTSVENAEQAQTAFPTMDTYICHPVYAPFLSP; from the coding sequence ATGAATTCCTTTGTCCTGCGCGCCTGCGCTAAGATCAACCTCGGACTTGAGGTCCTCCGCAAGCGTCCGGATGGCTTCCACGACATTCGATCGATCTTCATCGGCATTGACCTGCATGATACGCTTGAGGTAACCGCTTCTGATGCGCTTGAGGTGATCTGCGAGCCTCCTGTTACGGATCTGCCCGACGAAAATCTCGTCAGTCGCGCTTGTCGACTCTACTCGACAGCGTTTCCCAATGAAGATCGAGCCGCAAAGATAACCGTCCACAAACGCATCCCGACAGGTGGCGGTTTGGGAGGGGGCTCTAGTGATGCCGCCGCTGCTCTCATCGCCATGGCATTGGTCAACGGTCACGACCTAACCGATGCCCTGCGACACAGCTTAAAGCCCCTTGCTGAACAACTGGGCTCCGATGTGCCGTTCTTCCTGCATGCCGGTGTTGCCTTGGTCGAGGGAAGGGGCGAACACATCACTCCTCTCGATCTCTCGATTCCATGGACCGTTCTGTTGGTCTGTCCCGGACTCCATGTTAACACTGCTCATGCGTATTCCACATTGGGGATTACGAGTGGAAAACCGGGAAGTGATTTAGTGGACAAACTCCGCATGTCTATTAACAATCAACAGCTTATGCAAGATCACTTCGTAAATGACTTTGAGCGAAGTGTCTTCGTCCAACACCCAGTATTAGCAGACATCAAGCGCACTCTCATTGACAATCAAGCCATCTACGCATCAATGAGCGGAAGTGGATCAACCATGTTCGGGTTATACACATCTGTGGAGAACGCAGAACAGGCTCAAACGGCCTTCCCCACGATGGACACGTATATTTGCCATCCTGTCTACGCACCATTCCTCAGCCCATGA
- a CDS encoding four helix bundle protein has product MSGVDPLKQRSFDLALGGLRFSMDFKRRSKEFDIGNQICRCATAPGALIAEAKDSESRADMRHKFGIALKECRELRYWLDLLITSGLVIQSEVSEIEESLNEVTAILVASRKTLSTP; this is encoded by the coding sequence ATGTCAGGAGTAGATCCGCTTAAACAGCGGTCTTTTGATTTGGCCCTTGGCGGGCTTCGGTTTTCGATGGATTTCAAAAGACGCAGCAAGGAATTCGATATCGGGAATCAGATCTGTAGATGTGCCACTGCTCCCGGTGCACTGATAGCTGAGGCAAAGGACTCCGAAAGTCGTGCCGATATGCGGCATAAGTTTGGAATCGCACTCAAGGAGTGCAGGGAACTTCGATATTGGCTTGATCTACTGATAACCTCGGGCCTAGTTATTCAATCAGAAGTCAGCGAGATTGAAGAATCACTTAACGAGGTCACAGCTATCCTCGTCGCCTCGCGAAAGACACTCTCAACTCCATGA
- a CDS encoding DUF4397 domain-containing protein, producing MNSLRLLGMCVVILSVIGCESGVITFPTPDPASVLIVNTTQNVPTVRVTMDSTINVDVTRGDASAYTQVAAGRPVTFFIGSPTTVYRDNLRYTLGGNGRVILFVRGDTTSLVEFRREIQDTVLPAGATSSVIRFTHMAEKLESVSYLEVWITGGPRLLPEEYDIGISSPVYHGIEPGTYSFEVREGGTTNVLAVLPNVQISAGRSYMLYTYDADPPTVDSISLSIF from the coding sequence ATGAACTCTCTTCGCCTGCTTGGAATGTGTGTTGTGATCCTTTCGGTCATAGGATGTGAATCCGGTGTGATCACGTTTCCAACACCAGATCCGGCTTCGGTTCTGATCGTGAATACCACGCAGAACGTGCCTACCGTGCGCGTAACCATGGACAGCACGATCAATGTCGATGTGACGCGAGGTGATGCCTCTGCCTATACGCAAGTTGCCGCCGGACGTCCGGTGACGTTCTTCATCGGAAGTCCTACAACGGTCTACCGCGACAATCTCCGCTACACTCTTGGTGGTAATGGTCGCGTGATCCTCTTTGTTCGCGGTGACACCACCAGTCTCGTGGAGTTCCGACGCGAGATCCAAGACACCGTGTTGCCAGCCGGAGCAACATCGTCAGTGATCCGCTTTACCCATATGGCTGAGAAACTGGAGAGCGTGTCGTATTTGGAAGTTTGGATCACTGGCGGTCCCCGACTCCTACCGGAAGAATATGATATCGGGATCAGTTCTCCTGTCTATCATGGAATTGAACCCGGCACGTATTCGTTTGAAGTACGTGAAGGTGGCACTACCAACGTTCTTGCCGTCCTGCCAAACGTTCAGATCTCTGCCGGACGTTCTTACATGCTCTATACCTACGATGCGGATCCCCCCACGGTAGACAGCATTTCCCTTTCGATCTTTTGA
- a CDS encoding SpoIIE family protein phosphatase: protein MTEAGTFSPVSARSALHLASLLDLSTRAAEYDSAEPILNAALLSVMGRLKVLRACVLRPHNGQYESVITKGVPAISLPLFELSEPTFAEDVESAEPLTAAGIHWLIPLNHQGDVTAVLCLGKTLDSVEGDPDVRTYVDLMRSILSIAVHNVETMLSLRHSTIEVERGALLVRSLYEFARDFTGTKDSKAILRLLSLRLMGQLMTTNFAIILDDNFGMEQVIINRKESMPLQDLHPDVLSLKQPQLTSAMSDDDPLKGLFERLDVGMAVPMVLRGNPVGVLAVCRKLNAKEYTHEELQFLEAAATIVITALDNERLDKDRAERQRLENELDIAADIQAGLLPLQLPPTPGLDVAADTRSSRQIGGDYYDVIRLDEQQTLLAIADVAGKGVPAALLMANVQAALNVLARLRLPLTQIVEHVNRLVYENTPPEVFVTLFLAVIDTATGTLEYVNAGHNPPILLRGDDVVLLQDGGVLTGVILDPPPYRLGVGGVRSGDVLVLYTDGVTETFNKVGLEYGIESLVECIRTNRESTPSSILQAIQFAIHAFSDGAHLTDDTSLVVVKVQ, encoded by the coding sequence ATGACAGAGGCAGGTACTTTTTCCCCGGTTTCGGCCCGTTCGGCCCTGCACCTGGCGTCGCTACTCGATCTCTCCACACGAGCGGCCGAATACGACTCTGCGGAGCCGATCCTCAATGCAGCACTTCTGAGTGTGATGGGACGCCTTAAGGTCCTGCGTGCCTGTGTGCTTCGTCCGCACAATGGACAGTACGAATCCGTTATTACAAAGGGAGTTCCGGCGATCTCGCTACCGCTCTTTGAACTTTCTGAGCCTACATTCGCCGAGGATGTGGAGAGTGCGGAGCCCCTTACAGCCGCCGGGATCCATTGGCTCATTCCGCTGAATCACCAGGGGGATGTGACTGCCGTGTTATGTCTTGGAAAAACGCTCGATTCCGTCGAAGGCGACCCTGATGTGCGGACGTATGTGGACCTTATGAGGTCCATCCTCTCCATTGCCGTCCATAACGTTGAAACCATGTTGTCACTGCGACATTCAACGATCGAAGTGGAACGTGGTGCCCTGCTCGTTCGCTCATTGTATGAATTCGCTCGTGATTTCACTGGTACAAAGGACAGTAAGGCCATCCTCCGGCTCTTGTCGTTGCGATTGATGGGTCAGCTCATGACCACCAACTTTGCCATCATCCTTGACGACAACTTTGGGATGGAGCAGGTGATCATCAACCGAAAAGAGTCAATGCCGTTGCAGGATCTGCATCCCGACGTGCTCTCGTTGAAACAACCGCAGCTCACCTCTGCAATGTCCGATGATGATCCGTTAAAGGGGCTCTTTGAACGCCTCGATGTTGGTATGGCTGTTCCGATGGTTCTGCGAGGTAATCCCGTTGGTGTCTTGGCCGTCTGCCGGAAACTCAACGCCAAGGAGTATACACACGAAGAACTGCAGTTTCTTGAAGCCGCGGCTACGATCGTTATCACAGCTCTCGATAATGAGCGATTGGATAAGGATCGTGCGGAACGTCAGCGACTTGAGAACGAGCTCGACATTGCTGCTGACATTCAAGCAGGGTTGTTGCCGTTGCAATTGCCGCCAACACCCGGACTCGATGTAGCTGCAGACACACGTTCAAGCAGGCAGATCGGCGGCGACTATTACGACGTGATCCGGCTCGACGAACAACAGACATTACTGGCCATCGCTGATGTAGCTGGCAAGGGCGTTCCCGCGGCCTTGCTCATGGCTAACGTGCAAGCAGCGTTGAATGTGCTGGCAAGACTTCGTCTTCCGCTCACACAGATCGTTGAACACGTTAACAGACTTGTGTATGAGAATACACCTCCGGAAGTCTTCGTCACGTTATTCCTTGCTGTGATCGATACAGCCACGGGCACACTTGAGTACGTCAATGCCGGACACAATCCACCCATCCTGCTGCGCGGTGATGACGTGGTGCTGTTGCAAGACGGCGGAGTACTCACCGGTGTTATCCTCGACCCACCTCCTTACCGCCTCGGCGTTGGTGGTGTACGCTCCGGTGACGTACTTGTGTTATACACTGATGGCGTAACCGAGACATTCAACAAGGTAGGTCTGGAATACGGCATTGAATCGCTTGTTGAATGTATTCGCACAAACCGCGAATCAACGCCGTCTTCGATCCTCCAAGCGATCCAGTTCGCTATCCACGCATTCAGCGATGGAGCCCACCTCACAGATGACACATCACTAGTTGTAGTAAAGGTCCAATGA
- a CDS encoding class I SAM-dependent RNA methyltransferase: MISLDTSIREAARLNNVPVGEAVEPFARVPYETELAVKRVGLEKFMTGLKVPSSVIDPIVPAPMPRGYRTTSRRRVEFGRGQVRLLHGDGSDAYGASPLEPISHAEIYVTVEKLLDGLTPMVSGAVNHVILRGTYEEFVLIINVRGLDARIVRSLRTLAERVAKAHPTVKHAWIYHDPKGSRYYLDLERPASGVGAKKLFGASAWMQTIGEITYQVGVFSFTQVNLAMTERLVETVRQHAGVTENDTLYDLYCGYGLFGAAFAKNVSRVIAVDGDESTVDNARYTIRRAGGQVTAIREVLRSGEDIDTVVHAIQKMSRKDPAVGPNIVILDPPRAGTAEGVIAAISNGLQPRAVVEIFCGPDEIYRSNREWRQAGYGVQRITPVDLFPGTMNMEFVVSYGKGFTAELPEPSQRPRRSVERWSR, from the coding sequence ATGATCTCCCTCGATACCTCCATCCGCGAGGCCGCGCGCCTCAATAATGTGCCAGTAGGGGAGGCCGTAGAACCTTTCGCACGGGTCCCGTATGAAACGGAACTCGCTGTTAAACGTGTTGGCTTAGAAAAGTTCATGACGGGACTAAAGGTCCCTTCTTCGGTCATCGATCCCATCGTGCCCGCACCGATGCCTCGTGGGTATCGCACCACCTCCCGTAGACGTGTAGAGTTTGGTAGGGGGCAGGTACGACTCCTTCATGGCGATGGTAGTGATGCCTATGGCGCAAGCCCCTTAGAACCGATCTCCCATGCAGAGATCTATGTAACGGTGGAGAAGCTGCTTGACGGGCTCACGCCGATGGTCTCCGGCGCAGTGAACCATGTGATCCTTCGCGGGACCTATGAAGAATTCGTTCTGATCATCAACGTTCGCGGACTTGATGCACGCATCGTGCGCTCACTGCGAACGCTTGCTGAACGTGTTGCAAAGGCACACCCAACCGTAAAACACGCGTGGATCTACCACGATCCCAAAGGAAGCCGGTACTACCTCGATCTGGAACGTCCAGCATCCGGTGTTGGTGCGAAGAAACTCTTTGGTGCTTCGGCGTGGATGCAGACCATCGGAGAGATCACGTATCAAGTGGGTGTGTTCTCCTTTACGCAAGTGAACCTCGCAATGACGGAGCGACTCGTTGAGACCGTTCGGCAACATGCCGGCGTAACAGAAAACGACACGCTGTATGACCTCTATTGCGGCTATGGACTCTTTGGTGCGGCCTTTGCGAAGAACGTCAGTCGCGTCATTGCTGTTGACGGTGATGAGAGTACGGTTGACAATGCACGGTATACCATTCGTCGTGCGGGTGGACAAGTGACAGCCATTCGCGAGGTCCTGCGAAGCGGTGAGGATATCGACACCGTTGTGCATGCCATTCAAAAGATGTCGCGCAAGGATCCGGCTGTTGGACCGAACATTGTGATCCTCGACCCGCCTCGTGCCGGCACAGCAGAAGGTGTGATCGCAGCCATCTCAAATGGACTTCAACCGCGTGCCGTTGTAGAGATCTTCTGCGGTCCGGATGAGATCTACCGCAGCAACAGAGAATGGCGTCAAGCCGGCTACGGTGTACAACGCATCACCCCCGTGGATCTCTTCCCGGGAACGATGAACATGGAGTTCGTTGTGTCCTACGGTAAGGGCTTTACCGCCGAGCTTCCTGAGCCCAGCCAAAGACCTCGACGTAGCGTCGAGCGGTGGTCACGATAG